In the genome of Asterias amurensis chromosome 16, ASM3211899v1, one region contains:
- the LOC139949100 gene encoding uncharacterized protein gives MKTSTMVLFIATVLLVILQSRSTHAREFDDLLERRAGGVTNWDTEDNVETNRFLMQLLQRAADRGSGLFSEEKRGSSKAIDHKLDSLHFALWCRRMNQQNSLCK, from the exons ATGAAGACTTCAACAATGGTCCTGTTCATCGCCACCGTACTTCTCGTTATACTCCAGAGCAGAAGTACGCACGCGAGGGAGTTTGATGACCTTTTAGAGAGACGAGCGGGCGGGGTGACAAACTGGGACACGGAGGACAATGTTGAAACCAACCGTTTCCTTATGCAACTATTACAG CGTGCCGCCGACAGAGGAAGCGGACTGTTCAGCGAAGAGAAACGGGGAAGCTCTAAAGCCATCGACCACAAACTGGACAGTCTTCACTTTGCTCTGTGGTGTAGACGAATGAACCAACAAAATTCCCTCTGCAAGTAA